A window of Ictidomys tridecemlineatus isolate mIctTri1 chromosome 15, mIctTri1.hap1, whole genome shotgun sequence contains these coding sequences:
- the Lgals7 gene encoding galectin-7, with protein MSGSTNVPHKTSLPEGLRVGTVVRIRGVVPEKASRFHVNLLCSEEPEADAALHFNPRMDASEVVFNSKEHGAWGREERGPGLPFQRGQPFEVLLITTEDGFKAVVGDSEYHHFRHRLPLTRVRVMEVGGDVQLGSVRVF; from the exons ATGTCAGGGAGCACC AACGTCCCCCATAAGACCTCTCTGCCCGAGGGCCTCCGTGTGGGCACCGTGGTGAGGATTCGAGGAGTGGTCCCGGAGAAGGCCAGCAG GTTCCACGTAAACCTGCTGTGCAGCGAGGAGCCCGAGGCGGACGCGGCCTTGCATTTCAACCCGCGGATGGACGCCTCCGAGGTGGTCTTCAACAGCAAGGAGCACGGCGCCTGGGGCCGGGAGGAGCGCGGCCCTGGCCTCCCCTTCCAGCGCGGGCAGCCCTTCGAGGTCCTTCTCATCACCACGGAAGATGGCTTTAAG GCCGTGGTCGGGGACTCCGAGTACCACCACTTCCGTCACCGGCTGCCACTGACGCGCGTGCGCGTGATGGAGGTGGGCGGCGACGTGCAGCTGGGGTCCGTGAGGGTTTTCTGA
- the Capn12 gene encoding calpain-12, giving the protein MECGSSRKVTIQLVDEEAGPGARGPQPFRGQVYEAIRAACLDSGVLFRDPCFPAGPDALGYDILAPDSEKAKGVEWKRPHEFCAEPQFICEDMSRTDVCQGSLGNCWLLAAAAALTLHPRLLCRVVPPGQGFQDGYAGVFHFQLWQFGRWVDVVVDDRLPVREGKLMFVRSEQRNEFWAPLLEKAYAKLHGSYEVMRGGHMNEAFVDFTGGVGEVLYLRQDTPGLFSALRHALVKESLVGATALSDRGEYRTEDGLVRGHAYSVTGTHKMSLGFTKVRLLRLRNPWGRVEWTGAWSDSCPRWDALPAEWREALLVKKEDGEFWMELQDFLRHFNTVQICSLSPEVLGPNPAGGGWHIHTFQGRWVRGFNSGGSQPSAETFWTNPQFRLTLLEPDEEEDDEDEEGPWGGWGAGRAGGPARGGRIPKCTVLLSLIQRNRRKLRAKGLTYLTVGFHVFQIPEELLGLWDSPRSRALLPKLLRADRSVFCARRDVSRRCRLRPGHYLVVPSASQEGDEADFTLRIFSERSHTAVEIDDVISADLEALMVPYKPLELEVAQLFLELAGEEEELNAYQLQTLLSIALEPARTNTRPNTRTPREIGVRTCEQLLRCFGHGPSLALHHFQQLWSHLLVWQATFDKFDEDSSGTMNSYELRLALNAAGFHLNNQLTQALTSRYRDSRLRVDFERFVSCAAQLTCIFRHCSQHLDGGEGVVCLTRRQWMEVATFS; this is encoded by the exons ATGGAGTGTGGCAGCAGCAGGAAGGTCACCATCCAGCTGGTGGACGAGGAGGCAGGGCCCGGAGCCAGGGGCCCCCAGCCCTTTCGAGGCCAGGTCTACGAGGCCATCCGCGCGGCCTGCCTGGATTCAGGGGTCCTGTTCCGCGACCCTTGCTTCCCTGCTGGCCCTGATGCCCTTGGCTATGACATCCTGGCACCTGACTCCGAGAAGGCCAAAGGGGTGGAGTGGAAGAGGCCCCAT GAGTTCTGCGCCGAGCCCCAGTTCATCTGTGAAGACATGAGCCGCACGGACGTGTGTCAGGGGAGCCTGG GTAACTGCTGGCTCCTGGCGGCCGCCGCCGCCCTCACTCTGCACCCCCGACTCCTGTGCCGCGTGGTCCCCCCTGGACAGGGCTTCCAAGATGGCTACGCAGGTGTCTTCCACTTCCAG ctCTGGCAGTTTGGCCGCTGGGTGGACGTGGTGGTGGACGACAGGCTGCCCGTGCGCGAGGGGAAGCTGATGTTCGTGCGCTCGGAGCAGCGGAATGAGTTCTGGGCCCCCCTCCTGGAAAAGGCCTACGCCAA GCTCCACGGCTCCTACGAGGTGATGCGAGGCGGCCACATGAACGAGGCCTTCGTGGACTTCACGGGCGGCGTGGGCGAGGTGCTCTACCTGAGGCAGGACACTCCAGGCCTCTTCTCTGCCCTTCGCCACGCCCTGGTCAAGGAGTCCCTTGTGGGCGCCACTGCCCTG AGTGATCGGGGCGAGTACCGTACGGAGGACGGGTTGGTGAGGGGACATGCATATTCAGTCACTGGCACACACAAG ATGTCCCTGGGCTTCACCAAAGTGAGGCTGCTGCGACTGCGGAACCCATGGGGCCGTGTGGAGTGGACCGGGGCCTGGAGTGACAG CTGCCCACGCTGGGATGCGCTGCCCGCTGAGTGGCGAGAGGCCCTGCTGGTGAAgaaggaggatggcgagttctg GATGGAGCTGCAGGACTTCCTCCGCCACTTCAACACTGTCCAGATCTGCTCCCTGAGCCCAGAGGTGCTGGGCCCCAACCCGGCTGGGGGTGGCTGGCACATCCACACCTTCCAAGGTCGCTGGGTACGAGGTTTCAACTCTGGAGGGAGCCAGCCTAGTGCCG AAACCTTCTGGACTAATCCTCAATTCCGGCTGACCTTGCTGGAGCCCGATGAGGAGGAGGACGATGAGGATGAGGAGGGACCCTGGGGAGGCTGgggggcaggcagggcagggggcCCAGCGAGGGGGGGCCGCATCCCCAAGTGCACGGTCCTCTTGTCACTCATCCAGCGAAACCGACGGAAGCTGAGGGCCAAGGGCCTCACTTACCTCACCGTGGGCTTCCACGTGTTCCAG ATCCCAGAGGAG CTGCTCGGCCTCTGGGACTCCCCGCGCAGCCGCGCACTCCTACCGAAACTGCTGCGCGCCGACCGCTCGGTCTTCTGCGCCCGTCGCGACGTGAGCCGCCGCTGTCGCCTGCGCCCCGGCCACTACCTGGTGGTGCCCAGCGCCTCCCAGGAGGGAGACGAAGCCGACTTTACGCTGCGCATCTTCTCAGAGCGAAGCCACACAGCAGT GGAGATCGATGACGTGATCAGCGCCGACCTGGAGGCCCTCATG GTCCCCTACAAGCCCCTGGAGCTGGAGGTGGCACAGCTGTTTCTGGAGCTGGCTGGGGAG GAGGAAGAACTCAATGCCTATCAGCTCCAGACCTTGTTAAGCATTGCCCTGGAACCTG CCAGGACCAACACCAGGCCCAACACCAGGACCCCTAGAGAGATCGGCGTCAGGACCTGTGAGCAGCTGCTGCGGTGTTTTGGG CACGGGCCAAGTTTGGCCCTGCACCacttccagcagctctggagccaCCTGCTGGTGTGGCAG GCCACGTTTGACAAGTTTGACGAGGACTCATCAGGCACCATGAACTCCTACGAGCTGAGGCTGGCGCTGAATGCTGCAG GCTTCCATCTGAACAACCAGCTGACCCAGGCCCTCACCAGCCGCTACCGGGACAGCCGTTTGCGTGTGGACTTTGAGCGCTTCGTGTCCTGTGCTGCCCAGCTCACCTGCATCTTCC GTCACTGCAGCCAGCACCTGGATGGGGGCGAGGGGGTCGTTTGTCTGACCCGCAGACAG TGGATGGAAGTGGCCACCTTCTCCTAG